The Natrinema saccharevitans genome includes the window TCGCGGCGAGCGGCCCCGTCGCGTCGACGCTGCCGCGGCCCCAGAGGATCTCGTCGTCGCCGGTCTCCTCGACCTCGACGGGGATGTCCCCCGGCACGGTGTCGATGTGTGAGGTCAACAACACGGAGTCGTCCGCCGGCGCGCGGACGTTCCCGACCGCGTCGATCCAGACCTCGCGGTCGTGGGCCTCGAAGAAGTCCACGAGGCGTTTGGCCGCCTCGCGTTCCTCGCGAGTCGGCGAGGGAATCGAGACGAGATCGACGAGCAACTCGCGGGCTTCGGCGGCCGACACGTCGCTCGAGGGGGCTGCGTTCGCGCTCATGAGTCGTCGGTCGGTCCGAGGACGTCGGCGATCGCGTCGACGACTCGATCGGCCTCGACCCGCTCGAGGACAAGCGGCGGGAGCAGTCGGAGGACGGTTCGGCCGGCCGGCAGCGCCAGCACCTGCTCGTTCATCGCCAGGTCGCGGGCGACGCGGTTCGCACCGCGTTTCAACTCGACGCCGACGAGCAGGCCCTGACCGCGGACCTCGCGCACCGAATCGCCGAGCGCCGCCTCGAGTTCGGTGACGAGGTAGTCGCCGATCTCGGCTGCGTGGGCGGGGTACTCCTCCTCGACCAGCGTCGAGATCGTCGCGCGGACGGCCGCGGTGACGACCGGGCCGCCGCTGAACGTGGCGTTGTGCGAGGCCGCGCCGTCGGCGATCCAGTCCCGGACCGCGACCGCGCCGACGGGCAGGCCGTTGCCCAGGCCCTTCGCCGTCGTCAACACGTCGGGCGTGACGCCCGCGTTCTGGCAGGCCCACATCGAACCCGTCCGGCCCATACCGGTCTGGACCTCGTCGAGGACGAGCGCCGCGCCGGCCTCGTCGGTGGCCTCGCGGGCGGTCTCGAGGTAGCCCGCGGGCGGGACGTTGATCCCGCCCTCGCCCTGAATCGGCTCGAGGATGACGGCCGCGGTCTCGTCGTCCACGGCGGCCGCGAGTTCCTCGCCGTCGCCGTAGGGGACGAACTCCACGTCGCCAGCCAGCGGCTCGAAGGGTTTCTTGTACTTGTCCTTCCAGGTGGCCGCGAGCGCGCCCATCGTCCGCCCGTGGAAGCTCCGGGTCGCGGCGACGATCTTCGACTCGCCGGTCGCCGAGCGGGCGAACTTCAGCGCGGCCTCGTTGGCCTCGGTCCCGGAGTTGCAGAACCACGCCTGATCCAGACCTGCCGGCGTCGACGCCACGAGCGCCGCGTAGGCGTCCTCGCGCGACTGGACGGGGTAGGAGGAGTCGACGAACGTCAGATCGGCGACCTGCTCCTGGACCGCGTCGACGACCGCGGGGTGAGAGTGGCCGAGCGGCGTACAGGCGTAGCTCGCGCCGACGTCGAGATACTCCGTGCCGTCCGTTCCGTAGAGGAACGGTCCCTCGCCGCGTTCGATGCCGATCGGCTTGCCGCCGGAAACGAAGTCGTGATCGCTCATTCTGTGGCCTCCTGTGTCGTCTCGTCGTCCGCGATGACCCCCGGCTCGAGGGTCGTCCCCTCGCCGGCTAACGCGGCCGTGATCGGTTCGTCGGCGTTGGCGGTCGCAACGGTGACGCTCGCAGCGCCGCCCTCGAGGGCCTCCTCGGCGGCCATGACCTTCTTCGTCATGAACCCCTCCGCGGCGTCCTTGACGGCCGCGAACTCCTCGGGGGTCGAGGCCGAGTCAATGCGCGTCGACTCGTCGTCTGGGTCCTCGTAGATCCCCGAGACGTCAGTCAGCACCACGAGGTCGGCCTCGAGCGCGCCCGCGATTGCCGCGGCCGCGCGGTCGGCGTCGGCGTTGACGGCGGTGTAGCCGCCCGACTTCTCCTTGCCCAGCATGGGAACGGACACGACGGGCGTGTAGCCGCCCGCCAGCGTCGTCTCGAGCAGGTCGGCGTTGACCGACTCGATCTTCCCGGAGTGGTCGCCGCGCTTGATCTTCTTCTTGCCGTCCTCTGTGACGCGGACGGCGGACTTGCGTTTCCCCTCGAGCAGCTTGCCGTCGGTGCCCGAGAGCCCGACCGCGTCGACGCCCTCGTTGTGCAGGCTCTCCACGAGGTCCGTGTTGAGCTTGCCGGGCATCACCATCTTGAAGACGTCCATCGTCTCCTCGTCGGTGAAGCGCCCGACGACGCCGCCGGGCGTTTCGACGTAGGTGGGCTCCTTCCCGAGGTCCTCGAGCGTCTCGTCGACGGCCGTCGAGCCGCCGTGGACGAGGACGACGTCTTCAGGCGGCTCAACGCCGCCTGAACGGCCAGCGGAACTCTGTTCCGCGCTGTCCTCGCCGTCCGCGACGAGCGAAGCCACGTCGGAAAGCGCGCCTTCGGGATCGACGGCGCGTGCGCCGCCGATCTTGACGACGACCGTCATTTACGGTGCCCCCACGGGGTGCAGTCCCGTGAACTCGAGTCCGGCCGTCTCCTCGAGGCCGAGCGCGACGTTGGCGGCGTGGACCGCCTGCCCGGCCGAGCCCTTCATCATGTTGTCGATCGCCGAGAAGACGACGATCCGTTTGTTCGACGGGTCGAGTTCGAACCCGACCTCGGCGAGGTTGGTCCCGGCGACCGCCTTCGGTTCGGGGTAGCGGTAGACGCCGGAGCCGCCGGCGGCCATGCGGACGAACGGCTCGTCCTCGTAACAGCCGCGGTAGGCCTGCCAGAGTTCGCCCTTCGAAACGGGCGAACTCGGGAAGACGTGATTCGTCGCGCTCGCGCCGCGGGTCATATCCACGGCGTGACAGGAGAAGGCGACCGAGGTGTCGAGGAACTGCTCGATCTCGGCCTCGTGGCGGTGGCCCGTCGGCGCGTACGGACGGACGACGCCCGAGCGTTCTGGGTGGCTCGAGGCCTCGCCGCCGCCGGCCCCGCCTTCGGAGGAGCCGACCTTCACGTCGACGACGATCTGCTCGCCGCCCTCGAGGATCCCGTGTTCGAAGAGCGGATACAGACCCAGAATGGTCGCGGTGGCGTTACAGCCGCCGCCCGCGATGAGGTCCGCGCCCGCGAGGTTCTCGCGGTTGATCTCGGGCAGGGCGTACTCCGCCGTCTCGAGATACTCGGGGGCCTCGTGGCCGTCGTACCACTCGTCGTACTGGGCCTCGGTCTCGAGGCGGAAGTCCGCCGAGAGGTCGACGACGGTGTCGGCGATCTCGAAGAAGTCGTCGATCTGTCCCATCGAGACGCCGTGGGGCGTCGCGGCGAACAGCACGTCGACCGACTCGAGGTCGTCGGGTTCGGTAAAGCGCAGGTCCGACCCGCGAAGCGGCGGGTGGACGGAGCCGACGCTCTTGCCGGCCTTCGACCGGCTCGTGACTTCGACGAGTTCGAAGTTGGGATGGCCGGCGAGCAGTCGCAGGAGTTCGCCGCCGGTAAAGCCGCTGCCGCCGACGACGGTCGCGGTGACCGTCTCGGCGTCCGGCGCGGCACCGACATCGCTGCCCACCGTCATTGGGCGGACACCTCGAGTTCCGGATCGGCGGCCTGTGCTTTGGCCTCGAGCCAGTCGACGACGGTGCCGGCGACGTCGGTCTCGACGGCTTCGTCGAGGGCCTTGAACTCGACCGTGTGGTTGACCTCGTGGACCGTATATCCGTCCGCAGTCTCCATCAGGTCGATCCCGAGCAGCCCGTCGCCGACGGCGTCGCTGGCTCGTTCGACGAGATCCAGCGCCTCGTCGTCGATCTCGAAGACGTCGGTCTCCGCACCCTTCGCGGCGTTGGTGATCCAGTGGTCCGAGGATCGGACCATCCCGGCGATAGGCTCGCCGTCGATGGCGAGGACGCGGATGTCACGGCCGGGCTTCTCGACGAACTCCTGAACGTAGAACACCTTGTGTTCGTAGTGGCCGAGCGTCGCCTTGTGTTCGAGGATCGCTTCGGCGGCCGACTCGGAGTCGATCTTGGCCATCAGGCGACCCCACGAGCCGACGACCGGCTTGAGGACGCAGGGGTAGCCAAACGACTCGATGGCCTCCATCGCGGTCTCTTTGGTGAACGCGACTTTGGTCG containing:
- a CDS encoding aspartate aminotransferase family protein: MSDHDFVSGGKPIGIERGEGPFLYGTDGTEYLDVGASYACTPLGHSHPAVVDAVQEQVADLTFVDSSYPVQSREDAYAALVASTPAGLDQAWFCNSGTEANEAALKFARSATGESKIVAATRSFHGRTMGALAATWKDKYKKPFEPLAGDVEFVPYGDGEELAAAVDDETAAVILEPIQGEGGINVPPAGYLETAREATDEAGAALVLDEVQTGMGRTGSMWACQNAGVTPDVLTTAKGLGNGLPVGAVAVRDWIADGAASHNATFSGGPVVTAAVRATISTLVEEEYPAHAAEIGDYLVTELEAALGDSVREVRGQGLLVGVELKRGANRVARDLAMNEQVLALPAGRTVLRLLPPLVLERVEADRVVDAIADVLGPTDDS
- a CDS encoding acetylglutamate/acetylaminoadipate kinase: MTVVVKIGGARAVDPEGALSDVASLVADGEDSAEQSSAGRSGGVEPPEDVVLVHGGSTAVDETLEDLGKEPTYVETPGGVVGRFTDEETMDVFKMVMPGKLNTDLVESLHNEGVDAVGLSGTDGKLLEGKRKSAVRVTEDGKKKIKRGDHSGKIESVNADLLETTLAGGYTPVVSVPMLGKEKSGGYTAVNADADRAAAAIAGALEADLVVLTDVSGIYEDPDDESTRIDSASTPEEFAAVKDAAEGFMTKKVMAAEEALEGGAASVTVATANADEPITAALAGEGTTLEPGVIADDETTQEATE
- the lysX gene encoding lysine biosynthesis protein LysX; protein product: MNVGILYSRIRKDEKILLNELRERDHEVTKIDVRKQTFDISDAPAAFDDLDIVVDRCLATSRSLYATQFFESYGIPVVNSHETADVCADKVKNSLALEDAGVPTPATKVAFTKETAMEAIESFGYPCVLKPVVGSWGRLMAKIDSESAAEAILEHKATLGHYEHKVFYVQEFVEKPGRDIRVLAIDGEPIAGMVRSSDHWITNAAKGAETDVFEIDDEALDLVERASDAVGDGLLGIDLMETADGYTVHEVNHTVEFKALDEAVETDVAGTVVDWLEAKAQAADPELEVSAQ
- the argC gene encoding N-acetyl-gamma-glutamyl-phosphate reductase; translation: MTVGSDVGAAPDAETVTATVVGGSGFTGGELLRLLAGHPNFELVEVTSRSKAGKSVGSVHPPLRGSDLRFTEPDDLESVDVLFAATPHGVSMGQIDDFFEIADTVVDLSADFRLETEAQYDEWYDGHEAPEYLETAEYALPEINRENLAGADLIAGGGCNATATILGLYPLFEHGILEGGEQIVVDVKVGSSEGGAGGGEASSHPERSGVVRPYAPTGHRHEAEIEQFLDTSVAFSCHAVDMTRGASATNHVFPSSPVSKGELWQAYRGCYEDEPFVRMAAGGSGVYRYPEPKAVAGTNLAEVGFELDPSNKRIVVFSAIDNMMKGSAGQAVHAANVALGLEETAGLEFTGLHPVGAP